The following nucleotide sequence is from uncultured Draconibacterium sp..
GGTTAAAAAAAGTTGATGCAAACCTGGTTTTCAGTTGAATTATAAATCCTGATTAAATATATGGCATAATACTTTCGTAAAAATTTAAAAGGGAAAAAAGAAGAAAATATGTGTTTTTAAAATAGAAACGGGAAATGCTGGCACATCTCCCGTTAGAAAATGCATTAGAGTTTCTAATACAAATTGTTAAACATTACAAATCTATGAAAAAACGATGTGAAATCTATCTTCCGGAGTCATTTTCGGAAGTTAAAAAGCTGTTTCTAATTATGAGACTAACTGCTGTTCTTATCTTGGTTTTCTCCTTTAGCACAATGGCTTCGGTTTACTCGCAGAGTACCAAGCTGTCGGTGTATGACGAAAACACAACACTTGTTGCTATTTTTGATAAACTGAGCGAGCAAAGCGAATTTCAGTTTGTTTATAACGACGAAGAAGTTGCTGTTGTTAAAAATGTAACTGTTGATTTTAAAAATGCAACGGTTGAGGAAATCCTGAACAAAGTTTTATCGAACTATGACCTTGATTACAAGGTGGTAAACAATGTGGTGGTAATAACACCGGCGCCCGGAAAAACAGAAAAGGAATCAGAACAATCTCGGCAAGAAAACAACGTAAATGTTTTAGGAAAGGTTATTGATGAAGCTGGCGAACCTTTGCCAGGTGCAACTATTAGGATTAAAGGCACAAGTATTGGTACCACTACCGATAAAAATGGAAATTATACTTTAAGAGGTAGTTTTGAAGGAGAACCGGTTTTGGTAATTTCATTCATCGGTTTTGTATCTCAAGAAATCGCGATAGATGGTCGTCCGGTAATTAACATTACTTTGAAGCAAGATCTTCAGGATGTGTCGGAAGTAGTTGTAACGGGTGTTTTTACCCGAAAAGCAAACACCTATACTGGTGCTGTTACTTCAATAAAACGCGAAGAGTTGTTAAAAATGAGCACTCAAAACGTATTGAGTGGATTGGCCAATCTCGATCCTTCGTTTGTAAAGGTTGAAAATCTTACTGCAGGATCAGATCCAAACGCAACATCGACATACCAAATGCGTGGAACCAGCTCCATTTCGCAAAACTTTCAAAGTCAGTATGAAAACGATCCGAATCAGCCACTGTTCATTTTAGATGGATTTGAAACCGGCATCGAGAAAGTTAAGGACTTAGATATCAATATGATTGAAAGTATTACCTTGCTAAAAGATGCTACCGCAAAAGCAATTTACGGATCGAAAGGAGCTAATGGAGTTGTGGTAGTTGAAACACGTCGTCCCGAAGGAGGCAAACTTCGCATTACTTACAGCGGAGGTGTTTCGCTTGAAATGCCAGATCTTACCAGTTACGATATGGCAAACGCTACTGAAAAGCTGGAAACAGAACGACTGGCAGGTCTTTACCTTTCGGATAATGCGGTAACGCAGTTGTCGTTAAATAAAACTTATAGCAATAAGATGCTTGAGGTACTGCGCGGTGTTAATACCGATTGGATGGCACAACCGCTACACACCGGTATCGGACAAAAACATTCGCTTTATATTGATGGAGGTGACCAGACCATGTTATATGGGGTTGACCTTTTTTACAATAATGTCGCTGGTGCGATGAAAGGTTCCGACCGGGAAACTTTTGCCGGAGGTATTACGTTAACCTATCGCAAAAAAAACTTTTTGCTTCGTAACCGTTTGGCAATTACCTACAACGAAAGCAACAACTCTCCTTATGGAAATTTCGGGTTGTATGCACTGATGAATCCTTACAGCCGTTTGTATGATGAGAACGGAAACATTGTACAATCGTATAATTATAGCGGAACACTCGAACCAAATCCAATCTGGAATACTACTATAAATACCACCGACCGTTCCACTTATACCGACATTACAAATAATCTTTACGGAGAGTGGACCATTCAACAGGGCTTAAAAGTGATTGGCCGTTTGGGGATTAGCTCAAAAGAAGCCCGATCGGATGTATTCAAGCCTGCATCGCATACTGATTTTTTAAACTATACCGATGTGTTGAGAAAAGGTAACTATGCGCAAACCAACGGACGTACACATTTTATTAACGGTGATTTGGGCTTGAGTTATTCAGTTGTAAAAGGGAAACACCTCTTATTTGCCAACGGACAATTAAACTTTGCCAGCAACAGCTACGACAGGGTTCGACTCGATGCAGAGGGCTTCCCGAACGATCACATGGATCACGTAATCTTTGCTGCACAGTATGCCGAGGGAGAAAAACCAACAGGTGCCGAAGGCAATAGTCATTCGGCCGGAGCACTGTTATCGGCGAATTATTCCTACGACGAACGCTATCTGTTCGATGCCAACTACCGCTTATCGGGTTCATCAGAGTACGGGAGCAATAAACGTTGGGGAACATTCTGGTCGCTTGGTGCCGGGTGGAATATCCACAAAGAGGCCTTTCTGAAGAATAATTCAGTAGTAAACCTGCTTAAGCTTCGTTTTTCGATGGGGTATACCGGTTCGCAGGGATTTAATACTTACGAGGCACTTTCAACCGTTCGTTACTACAATAACAGCGTATATTACGGTAACATTGGTTCGTACCTGGTTAGTTTGGCCAACCCCGATTTAAGGTGGCAATCGAAATATGATCAGAGTATTGGTCTTGATTTTGGACTATTGAAAAATCGTATCAGCGGGCGATTCGATTATTATGTGGCTAATACAGAAGACATGTTAACCGACGTAACTTTACCGTCATCAACAGGTTTTGGTTATTACAGAGCAAACCTTGGTAAAACTCAGAATAAAGGAGTTGAAGCAAATCTGAATATACGTGCTTATCAAAGCAGTTCAAACCGCGATTTCCTGAATTTTTACATGTCGGGTGCACACAACAAAAATAAACTGCAAAAGATTTCAAATAATTTGAAAGCGTTTAACGACAAGCAGGATGAGAATAAAAGTGATGATGAAATCGCCGATAATTACGATAATATCACCACGCCTTCAGTTCGTTACATTGAAGGACAGTCGATCAACACCATTTGGGCAGTTCAGTCTTTGGGAATCGATCCTCAAAATGGAAAAGAGATTTATCTGAAAAAAGATGGTACTACAACCTACGAGTGGGATGCTAAAGACCAGATTGCTGCCGGTGATGGCATGCCAAGTGTAACCGGAAACCTGGGAATTAGTTCTGAAATCTCCAACATTGGCTGTAACATTTCGTTTTACTACCGCCTGGGCGGCCAGATTTACAATACAACTCTGGTTGACAAGGTTGAAAATGCAAATCTTATTTACAATGTGGATCGCAGAGTGCTTACCGACCGGTGGAAACAGGAAGGAGATATCGCCCGCTTCAAGGCAATTACAGATAAAACTTACACCCGGCCAACAACACGATTTGTAGAAGACAATAATACACTATCACTTTCTACCGTGAATATCTACTACGATTTTCGCGAAACCGGAATTGTTAAAAACAGCTTCCTTCAGCAGTTTAGGGCCAGCGTTAACCTGAATGATATTTTTGTAATCTCATCAGTGAAAACAGAACGGGGAACCTCGTATCCGTTTGCCAGAAACGCAACATTCACCATTCAAGCAACCTTTTAATTCAGAATGACTATGAAAAAATTATCAATACATACAACATCAGTAAAAATAGTTGCTTTTGTAACTGTTGCACTGCTTATGTTTTCTTGTGAAGACTACTTTGATGTGAGTCCTAAATCACAAATTTTAACCGATGAACATTTTAGTGATGAAACCGGATTTTATGATCAACTAACAGGTGTTTACTCGCAAATGGCCAGTAGTGCGCTTTACGGAAAAGAAATGACATTTGGCCTTGCAGAAGTACTATCGCAAAACTACGACATTGACGCAACAAATACCTACCGTTATGCTGCTCAATACGACTATTCCAATACGGATGTTCAGTCGCGGATAAATTCAGTGTGGAATACGGCTTATAATTGTATTGCTAACCTGAATATAATGTTGGAATATTATGAAGCTGTTGACTCGACTACTTTTACCGGCAACCACTACAATTTGTACAGGGGCGAAGCATTAGGATTGCGCGGTTTTCTGCATTTCGAAATGTTGAAAGCTTTTTCTCCCAGTCCGGCAAGCAATGGTTCTGCCATGGCTGTTCCGTATGTGACCCAATATGCACCACAGGTTACCGGACAGAAAACAGTGGATGAAACCGTTGATTTGGTTATCAGTGATTTAACGAACGCTGTAAAATACCTGTCTACCGATTCCTTGCATATTGCAGAAAGCCCACATCTGTTTAGTAATTCAAGACACTACTTTTTCAACTATTACGCCGCGCAATATATTTTGGCACGCGCCTATTTGTGGAAAGGTGATTTGACCAACGCCGCAAAAGTAGCTGAAGAAGTAATTGCCGATATTGATGAGAATTCAAGTAGCTCTCCTATATCCTGGGTACATTTCACGCAGGTTCAGGGTGTGCCAAACGAGCAGGTAAACCGCCTGTTTACTCCTGAATTGGTTTTCCGCCTGGATATCCCGGGGATGGCTGATTTGGTTGATGGTTATTTCACTGAAGAAGCCGGATCTAATTCGTTCTACTTAACAGATGAAAGCCAGGATAAGATTTTCGAAAAATCAACAAAGGGTTTGGGTAACGATTATCGCTCGTTGTTTGGAATTCAGTACGATGGTGAAAAACAATACATTTGGAAATACCATCAATATGGTTTTCACGACAACCAGATGCCGGTAATTCGGAAAACTGAAATCTATTACATTGCTGCGGAGGCTCAAAAAGAAAGCAACCCCGCACGTTCGATTGAGTTGCTAAATGAAGTGCGTAGTAACCGGAACATCACTGAAGATGATGCACTGCCCGAAACGCTGACTTCAGCAGAAATACAAAACGAAATTTTCAAAGAATACCGTAAGGAATATCTTGGTGAAGGACAGCTGTTCTTTTACTACAAACGATTGAATATTCCGACTATCGAAAGCTCGCCTGTTGCTGCCAACAACGCGGTGTATGTGTGGCCGATGCCCGACAACGAGATTGAATTTGGCAACCGTTAACATTTAAATGAAGTACAATGAACAAAATTAAATTATACCTGGCATTCATTGCGTTAACAGCCTTGTTTGCCTGCGAAAACGATCCTTTTTATTTTAATTCGGAAGCCCGCCTGAGAATGGAAGGACCCGAAGTATGGACGCTGGGAACTGATTCGCTGGAATTTTCATTCGCGAATTATAGTTCAACCGTTACCGATACTACTTTTGATATTACCGTTTATGTAATGGGAGAAGCTGCCGACCAGGCACGTACCGCTGAATTCGAAATTGATCCCTCAATGAGTACAGCAGAAACAAATATGTATAGTTTCCCTGAGATGGTTACGATTCCAACAGGAGAACTTTCGGTTAATTTACCGGTAACCGTTAAGCGAGTTGAAGTTTTGCAAACTGTTCAATTTCAGTTATATATAAAGATAAAAGAAAGTGCTGACTTTAAAATTGGAGTAACCGAACAAAACCACTTGTTGCTGAAATGGTCCGACATTTTGTCGAAACCAAATAACTGGGATGATTTGGAAGAGTTTTTCGGAGTGTACAGTCTGACAAAGTATCGATTTATTATTGATGTACTTAATACCGGAGAATTTGATACTGATACGTTAAGCTGGGCACAAATGAAGAACTATCAGATTGAGCTGGCCGAAGCGCTTCGCCTTTATAACGAAGCTAATGCCGGTAATCCGTTAGCAGATAAAAACGGTAACTTAATTACATTTTAATCATGCACTTTTTTAAAATATTGAAAATGAAACGATTACTATTCGCTATATTACTGATATTAGGAATCACAAGTTTGGTATCCTCGTGCTATGAAGACAGTGGGAACTACGATTATGCCGACGTTGATGAATTGAAAATTGATACAACCGGCGTTAACCAGTCAAGCAATTATTTTACAGTTAATCTAGGAGACACGATTATTGTAAATCCAACGATAAATTATGCA
It contains:
- a CDS encoding DUF4843 domain-containing protein yields the protein MNKIKLYLAFIALTALFACENDPFYFNSEARLRMEGPEVWTLGTDSLEFSFANYSSTVTDTTFDITVYVMGEAADQARTAEFEIDPSMSTAETNMYSFPEMVTIPTGELSVNLPVTVKRVEVLQTVQFQLYIKIKESADFKIGVTEQNHLLLKWSDILSKPNNWDDLEEFFGVYSLTKYRFIIDVLNTGEFDTDTLSWAQMKNYQIELAEALRLYNEANAGNPLADKNGNLITF
- a CDS encoding RagB/SusD family nutrient uptake outer membrane protein, with amino-acid sequence MKKLSIHTTSVKIVAFVTVALLMFSCEDYFDVSPKSQILTDEHFSDETGFYDQLTGVYSQMASSALYGKEMTFGLAEVLSQNYDIDATNTYRYAAQYDYSNTDVQSRINSVWNTAYNCIANLNIMLEYYEAVDSTTFTGNHYNLYRGEALGLRGFLHFEMLKAFSPSPASNGSAMAVPYVTQYAPQVTGQKTVDETVDLVISDLTNAVKYLSTDSLHIAESPHLFSNSRHYFFNYYAAQYILARAYLWKGDLTNAAKVAEEVIADIDENSSSSPISWVHFTQVQGVPNEQVNRLFTPELVFRLDIPGMADLVDGYFTEEAGSNSFYLTDESQDKIFEKSTKGLGNDYRSLFGIQYDGEKQYIWKYHQYGFHDNQMPVIRKTEIYYIAAEAQKESNPARSIELLNEVRSNRNITEDDALPETLTSAEIQNEIFKEYRKEYLGEGQLFFYYKRLNIPTIESSPVAANNAVYVWPMPDNEIEFGNR
- a CDS encoding SusC/RagA family TonB-linked outer membrane protein, with the protein product MKKRCEIYLPESFSEVKKLFLIMRLTAVLILVFSFSTMASVYSQSTKLSVYDENTTLVAIFDKLSEQSEFQFVYNDEEVAVVKNVTVDFKNATVEEILNKVLSNYDLDYKVVNNVVVITPAPGKTEKESEQSRQENNVNVLGKVIDEAGEPLPGATIRIKGTSIGTTTDKNGNYTLRGSFEGEPVLVISFIGFVSQEIAIDGRPVINITLKQDLQDVSEVVVTGVFTRKANTYTGAVTSIKREELLKMSTQNVLSGLANLDPSFVKVENLTAGSDPNATSTYQMRGTSSISQNFQSQYENDPNQPLFILDGFETGIEKVKDLDINMIESITLLKDATAKAIYGSKGANGVVVVETRRPEGGKLRITYSGGVSLEMPDLTSYDMANATEKLETERLAGLYLSDNAVTQLSLNKTYSNKMLEVLRGVNTDWMAQPLHTGIGQKHSLYIDGGDQTMLYGVDLFYNNVAGAMKGSDRETFAGGITLTYRKKNFLLRNRLAITYNESNNSPYGNFGLYALMNPYSRLYDENGNIVQSYNYSGTLEPNPIWNTTINTTDRSTYTDITNNLYGEWTIQQGLKVIGRLGISSKEARSDVFKPASHTDFLNYTDVLRKGNYAQTNGRTHFINGDLGLSYSVVKGKHLLFANGQLNFASNSYDRVRLDAEGFPNDHMDHVIFAAQYAEGEKPTGAEGNSHSAGALLSANYSYDERYLFDANYRLSGSSEYGSNKRWGTFWSLGAGWNIHKEAFLKNNSVVNLLKLRFSMGYTGSQGFNTYEALSTVRYYNNSVYYGNIGSYLVSLANPDLRWQSKYDQSIGLDFGLLKNRISGRFDYYVANTEDMLTDVTLPSSTGFGYYRANLGKTQNKGVEANLNIRAYQSSSNRDFLNFYMSGAHNKNKLQKISNNLKAFNDKQDENKSDDEIADNYDNITTPSVRYIEGQSINTIWAVQSLGIDPQNGKEIYLKKDGTTTYEWDAKDQIAAGDGMPSVTGNLGISSEISNIGCNISFYYRLGGQIYNTTLVDKVENANLIYNVDRRVLTDRWKQEGDIARFKAITDKTYTRPTTRFVEDNNTLSLSTVNIYYDFRETGIVKNSFLQQFRASVNLNDIFVISSVKTERGTSYPFARNATFTIQATF